From Coffea arabica cultivar ET-39 chromosome 2e, Coffea Arabica ET-39 HiFi, whole genome shotgun sequence, the proteins below share one genomic window:
- the LOC113728855 gene encoding uncharacterized protein, which produces MPRSSRTGELVYDPEVEKAARRRRQETKKRKEGPLFIANESVEDEVSMANTQTLRELAAPELTHQPLCITFPTLAENTAFELKSGLIHLLPSFHGLSGEEPHKHVKEFEVVCSSMKPPGVTEEQIRLRAFPFSLKDAAKDWLYYLPAGSITTWAQLKKKFLEKFFPASRAASLRKEICSIKQYPGESLYDYWERFNKLCTRCPQHQISEQLLIQYFYEGLQSTDRSIIDAASGGALANKTPREAWLLIEAMAENSQQFGFRESNPTRRVNEVESTSIQQQLSELTSVVRQLAVGNVPQVKACGICTNMGHPTDSCPILQENGAEQVNMAGGVPAPHRQYDTYSNTYNPGWRDHPNFSYGNRPQNALSNRPPGFQQPWQPKPQPSSSNSGSSLEDIVKSLATTTAQLQQETRSLTTNMAQLQQETRALTMSTTQFQQDTKAGMKDMEARISQMATAINRLESHAYGKLPSQPEVNPRNVLKYAKFLKDLCVNKRKLRGDERVMVGENVSAVLQRKLPPKCGDPGPLKETGIIIQLADRTCAYPDGIVEDVLVQVDGLIFPADFYVLYMDDRSASNPSPIILGRPFLSTAQTKIDVSKEFSKFAYRGKSKVAANKSYRVKAIHEVKMERKFRKKVALNGHVDPGGGPPITRKIQLHPD; this is translated from the exons atgccccgTTCTTCTCGCACAGGTGAATTAGTATACGATCCTGAGGTTGAGAAGGCAGCGCGTAGGCGGAGGCAAGAGACCAAGAAGCGAAAAGAAGGGCCCTTATTTATTGCAAACGAGTCGGTAGAAGACGAAGTAAGCATGGCCAACACTCAAACATTAAGGGAGCTGGCTGCCCCGGAGCTGACTCACCAGCCCTTATGCATCACATTCCCCACTCTGGCTGAGAATACTGCTTTCGAACTGAAGTCGGGGCTGATTCACCTCTTACCTTCTTTCCATGGTCTCTCTGGTGAAGAACCCCACAAGCACGTTAAGGAGTTCGAGGTGGTTTGCTCTAGTATGAAACCTCCTGGGGTCACTGAAGAGCAAATTAGACTGAGAGCCTTTCCGTTCTCTCTCAAGGATGCAGCTAAAGATTGGCTGTATTACCTACCAGCAGGTAGCATTACCACATGGGcacagttgaaaaagaagtttttggagaaattCTTCCCTGCATCCAGGGCTGCGAGTTTGAGAAAGGAAATCTGCAGCATTAAACAGTATCCCGGGGAGTCCTTGTATGACTATTGGGAAAGGTTTAACAAATTGTGCACTAGATGCCCACAGcatcaaattagtgaacaaCTGTTAATCCAATATTTCTATGAAGGACTCCAATCAACTGATAGGAGTATCATCGACGCTGCGAGTGGGGGAGCACTGGCAAATAAGACCCCGAGGGAAGCATGGCTGCTCATTGAAGCTATGGCAGAGAATTCTCAACAGTTTGGCTTCCGTGAGAGTAACCCTACCCGCAGGGTTAATGAGGTGGAGTCGACATCTATTCAGCAACAGTTGTCGGAGCTCACATCCGTTGTTCGACAATTAGCTGTGGGGAATGTGCCCCAAGTAAAGGCCTGTGGAATCTGTACAAATATGGGTCACCCTACTGACTCATGCCCTATATTGCAAGAGAATGGGGCGGAACAAGTGAACATGGCCGGAGGCGTGCCCGCGCCTCATAGGCAATACGATACATACTCCAACACGTACAATCCGGGTTGGAGAGATCATCCCAATTTCAGCTATGGAAATAGGCCACAAAATGCACTCTCCAATCGTCCACCAGGATTTCAGCAACCATGGCAACCGAAACCGCAACCCTCATCCTCCAACTCGGGAAGTTCCTTGGAGGATATTGTCAAGAGTCTGGCTACGACTACCGCCCAGCTCCAGCAAGAGACCAGGTCATTGACCACAAATATGGCTCAACTCCAGCAAGAAACTAGAGCCTTAACCATGAGCACCACTCAGTTCCAGCAGGACACAAAAGCAGGCATGAAGGATATGGAGGCTCGAATAAGCCAAATGGCAACTGCCATCAATCGCTTGGAGTCCCACGCTTATGGAAAGTTACCCTCACAACCTGAAGTAAATCCCAGGAAT GTACTCAAGTAtgcaaagttcttgaaagacttGTGCGTtaacaaaagaaagctaaggggTGATGAAAGAGTGATGGTGGGAGAGAATGTATCAGCTGTACTTCAAAGGAAACTCCCACCCAAATGcggagatccag GACCTTTAAAAGAAACAgggataataattcaattggctGATCGTACATGTGCTTATCCGGATGGGATAGTTGAGGATGTTTTAGTGCAAgtagatggattaatttttcctgcTGATTTTTATGTACTTTACATGGATGATAGAAGTGCCTCAAATCCATCACCCATTATATTAGGAAGACCATTTTTGAGTACTGCCCAGACTAAAATTGACGTTAGTAAGG AATTTTCTAAATTTGCTTATAGGGGTAAATCCAAGGTTGCTGCGAACAAGTCCTATAGGGTGAAAGCAATTCATGAGgtaaaaatggagagaaaatttaggaaaaaagtTGCACTCAATGGCCATGTGGATCCTGGAGGAGGGCCACCAATTACAAGGAAAATTCAATTACATCCAGACTGA